GGCTCCAATACGCCGGTAGTCGCTGCTTCAGACCAGTCGCAACTCACCCGCTGCACTGGCTCCACTTCGAGTCGATTTTTCCAGAGTTCTCCAGCTTTCGTTTTTGGCCCCTCACATAATGCCAAATTATGCAACTGCCGCCTGCTGTTGGCAGtaggagaaaaacaaaaaataataaagtattCCGTGTAATGAGCAAGCGATAAACTGTTTAACCGTTCCCCCTTTGGACCCAAAACTGTTCCCTGCGTCAGTCAGCAACATGTGGGCGCTGTGACGTGCATTCGGATGAGGCCTATACCCCAGTGACAGAACCAGCTCATTGTTATGCCCTGGAGTGCCTAGGAAAATCACCAGTACTTTGCGTAAAACTAGCAGAAAAATCACACGGAATATGCATTAATCTTCGGGGACTTTACTCAAATCGACTCATGCGATGGCAATGGAGGATCGCAATCGTATATGGACCACCGGCAACATTAATCATGGCTTCTTTGGGGAtaatctgcagcagcagccactgcCACTTCAGAGATTGCAGACACCGGGTGAGTGGAAATTATAAATCAGAAGAAATTTTGATGTcatatacaaaaataacaaacggaAAATTCCATAGTTTATTGAGAAATTATTTTGACTGATtacttaaatacaaaattttcaattcaTAGAAttgatatgtatatattttttatattgtcAGGTCtaacataattaaaatgcatttccgTCTTTTTAATTGCGAAAGAAAATTTCTCTGGGAATTCAAGCATAAGGCATGAGTTaccttgaatatttttttaattataccaAAGGTAGTAGTAATTGCAAAACCTTCAGTATTTTCCGACATTAAATTCCCAATGACAAcaagttatatatatataaatataaaatcaagaCTTGTTTAAGACAAAACTGCTTTCAAATATGAATTCTAACTGCAGTTTTCAAAGAACGCAAATTAGCAAAATGTGCATTGaagttttggttttaatatatacatttacctGAAAATCTGTTTTAGGCTACATAAGTAAGCTTACAATTTCAACGTTTTAGTTCTTTATTGCATTGTAAGATGCATTCGTAATTGAATGAGTCATGTTCACGTACTTATTGGGTGTTCATATTAATATCTGGTATAATAAGGCAATTTGTGGTACCTGAATCCGGCCAATACACCATTTAAGTCGCTAACCGCAAAACCTCGAAGATCCGTATGGAATCGAACCGAGAAAGTTACTGGGCAGTTTTACAATGTGTGACGTGTTCTTTTTAATCTACCGGAACAAGCCATCGTAAAACGATCCGaaacttttatttcttaatgTGGTTAGCCATTTCAAGGCCCATTTCGGAGTTCCAATCATGGCGATTTCCTTATTTTCTCCCTCGTCTTTGGGTCGAAGGGTGATATTGTCCTCGTCATTGTCGTCATTCCCGGAAAAACCAATGCTGTTATCGTCCTTTTCTTCTGGCTCCACAGCATTTTCATTATCATTTTCGGGGAGCAAAGTCCCAGAAGCTCTTTTTGGTTTCCGGATCCTATTTTGCCTCACTGCAACCTTTTGGTTTTTCCGTTTAGCCATTTTTCTGAACGCCACAATACGATCATGCATAATGAAACCCACCACCATTAGAGCCACCACCATGAAAACCAAACAGTCAAGAACGCCCGACAGCATTTTGTAAGGTCTAGCGATCCTTTCCTCGAATGTGGCTGCCTCCTTGAAGATCTCGATGGTATTGTACACATCGTCAGCCATGCCAAAGATATTGGCCTCGATTTCGGAGGTATTGAATATCATTACGAATAAAGAACGAAACATTTTATGGTTTAAGGTTTTTGTAAAGTTTTTGAATTTAGTACATTTGACAAAAAAGTGCAAGCTAAATATACAATTTCTTTAAAGATATATtaactataaatataaatatacaattaatgtaaaatattataaaaattcccttaatgatttgaaagaagtaaataactgaaattagATGTTTGCCCAAAAAAGTTCTTACTGTCCGTATTTCGCATGCAAATTTGAGATCACGTCGTGCGGTTTAATGggctttgattttttaaaatgggttaaaCTGCTGCCGGACACGCGAAATGTTTTGGGGCCATTGAACCGGACGTTGTCACCAGTTTCTAACGCTCGTTGTCTGTggctatttaaatatatggcCAATGGCCATGCAGTTCCGCATTCGCAGGACGTTTCCAGTCCAGTGACAGGTGTATGCATTAGCCAGGCGATTAGGGACACCCAGTGGAATGGGGTCTCACTTGTCCAATGACGACAGAGACAGGGACAGCGAATTGCGCCAGATCAAGATAAGATGGTATGCACGAACAACGATGAATTgcggtgggtgggtggtggtggtgttgtTGGCGAGACAAACAAAATTGACAACATTTGACTAATTAGTGTTAATAAAACGTGTTCCTCTGTCTCTATTTCGATTGAAATCCATTTCTCAAATGCCCGGCCAGAGGCCAATTAGTACCCAGTCTTTTGGCGTTGTAGTCAAAGATGGTTAAAAACCAATTACAGGTAACCTCAGCCTTCTTTCGGCACCGATTCGAGCCAATGGCAGTGGCCATGGAAATGGTAACGCCACTGCCAATGGAAATGGACATGGAAATGGTCAGAGTTCGGCGACGGAGAGTGCAAATGGAAAACAGCTGCCCTACGAGCCCATCTCCCCCAATCTAATTGGCATTCAATCCAAGTGAGCACCATTAATGTTCCTATTGTCTTACGTTCTAAGGATCGGTTATTTCAGGTTTCGTCGGAGTTACTACCACAAAGTGGTTCTAGGTGGACTCTTGGCTCTGGTAATCATTCTGCTGATAGCAATCATAGTCGTAAGCGTAGGCCGTGAGTACCCaaatataaaatcatattttcttctaggtatttaaattattataatttaatttataatttaattatattattcttCATCCCAAAAATTATTGCTTTATAGATATAGAATGTTAAACTTACTTTTTCTCTATATTCCAGTTAAGAAAACCAGCTCGATTTGCCGGAGCAAGGAGTGCATCCGCACAGCGGCCAGCCTCATATATGCGATGGACGAGCAGACTGATCCCTGCGAGGACTTCTACCAATTCACCTGCGGCAGGTGGGCCAACGAGCATCCGCGACCGGATTCGGTGACCTCGAACGATTGGTTCCGGGAGCGACAGGCGCACATAATGCGGGTGGTGCGTGAGTTTCTCCGCTCGAATATCACCAAAACGGAACCGGAAGCGGTCGGCAAGGCGAAGACAATGTATAGAGCCTGTATGGATACGAAGTTACTAGACACGCGGGATCTGGAGCCCCTAGTTGGTTACCTACTCCGCTTCGGGTTGCCCATCCTGCCCTCCGCCTTAAATCTCACCCTGGGGAGTGGTTCCAAATATTCCGCGGAGGCATCTAACATCAGCTACAATTGGCTGCAGTCCATTGTGGCCATC
This portion of the Drosophila takahashii strain IR98-3 E-12201 chromosome 3R, DtakHiC1v2, whole genome shotgun sequence genome encodes:
- the LOC108064155 gene encoding uncharacterized protein isoform X1 — protein: MFRSLFVMIFNTSEIEANIFGMADDVYNTIEIFKEAATFEERIARPYKMLSGVLDCLVFMVVALMVVGFIMHDRIVAFRKMAKRKNQKVAVRQNRIRKPKRASGTLLPENDNENAVEPEEKDDNSIGFSGNDDNDEDNITLRPKDEGENKEIAMIGTPKWALKWLTTLRNKSFGSFYDGLFR
- the LOC108064155 gene encoding uncharacterized protein isoform X2 gives rise to the protein MFRSLFVMIFNTSEIEANIFGMADDVYNTIEIFKEAATFEERIARPYKMLSGVLDCLVFMVVALMVVAVRQNRIRKPKRASGTLLPENDNENAVEPEEKDDNSIGFSGNDDNDEDNITLRPKDEGENKEIAMIGTPKWALKWLTTLRNKSFGSFYDGLFR